AGTTCTGCTTAGTTAATCTCTTGATCTCATCATTCAATAGGttatttttgttgtttAAATCCTGGAAAAAAGCTGGCAACGTATCCACTGCGTCGTCAATATTAGATATGGGTGTATTTTCCGCTaaaatcttttcaacaGCCTCTAACTTCTCTgactttaatttttcatttttgtatGCGGAGAGTAGCAAAGGGTATTTTTGTTCATATTTCtcaaattttcttaatttagcttgtatttcttttggcAAGCCACTCTTATCATCTTCGATTTGTTGTTCTGACGGGGTAGGGCTCATATCATCGGCTAAGCCCTTCGCTAATTCATCGGTAAGATTCTTACCAATTTGTGACAGCTGTTTGAACATTGAATCAGCAAATGTTTCCCTAAGTTAAAATCACCTCAAATGTAACTCCTGTTGCTTACTATTTGACGTTTCTGCTACATTTGGTTCTCTTATATTGCTGGATCTGAAAATCCGAACTATGAGAATGCGGGTAATAGCTTTTCATAGAATCACtaattgatattttttcaggTAATAAGTTTCCTCTAATCGGGCATTTAAAATCTTGGATCGATAACTTAACTGGGTgtaataaaatatataaagatataaaatagatatatatatataaaacgaACTTTATCAAGAAGAACTGCAAATGAAGCGTACTCTCAAATCCTCGAAAACGAAAAACACTCCACCAGTACAGTATTATCACGAAGAATATTAAGTAAAAGCAGCCATCTTAAATAATAGAGTGTAGCAATCAAACATAAAGCTAAGGTTCTTCTTGATTAGCAAATTGTATAAACTTTTATCGAAATAACCTAGAAGGAGGTTTTTTCTTACCTagcttcaaaaaattgccATTTTTATCATCTGTAAATTCACTTAGGAATTTTGCAGTTTTTGTACCGCTAGCAGAAGAAGCATGCGTACTGCCTTTGGTGTTTCCTGATCTCGGTTCCACTTGCAGTGATAATTGATACTGCTTTTCAATGTGGGGGACATTTTCCAAAGACGCTTCTATAACGGTCTGAATATCATCCAATCGTTTCAGCTTGTAATGGAATCTTTTAAAGCTTATAATTTCCTCCACTATATTTGCGATTTTAGTCCTCTTGCTGAAGTTTATTATGTTGGTTGAATTGTGAAGAAAATCTGGGTTTCCGACAAACGTAAATGTTAAATCAGATAGGTATACACCAAAAAAGGGAACACATGCAACGTCCGTCACGGATCGCAACAGCTCTCTATACTTCACAAAATTTCTCTTGGAATCCATAAGGTTGTTTAGGTTCTTCAGAAGGTCCTTCGACTCAGTGGAAACTAAATCCCATGTCTTTTTCAGTCGGTAGATTGGGGAGGAATACAAAGCGGACACTATGGCAgtcattgaagaaaaattattcaactCTTTACAATGCTGGGCAACGGTAACAAAATATTGCGTTAATTTTGAACGTGTCTTGACATCTGCCTGTTTTACAATGGTATGAGAAACAAAATTAGTTAGCGTATTAGCATTAGCTATAAATTTCGTAATGTTCGGAGAACCACCCATATTACAATACTTGGTACCCCATGCCCTATCCAAGCATTCAAACATAGTGATCCTGAGGTATAAGTCATGTTCAAGTACAGTCAATTGTGTGGCATATGTGTATGGGTCAATATCCAAGagcttcaatttcttcaatctAAAAAACGCtgaagaagcagaagaTGGtaaagaagacgaagacaTGTGTATCGGTGATTTATTGTCACGTTTAGTTGTCTGTACGACTGCCGATACCGAATCTTGTTGCTTAGGATCCACTGGTTCTTTCTCATTCTCATTTATcagtttttcatttatcTTTTGCAAAAGATCCTCTGCCCCCGGTATTTTCTCCGATACAACCATCTTGGCAAAATTTAGAATCAGTGGTATGCCAGGTTCATAATAATTTCTTGTCCAATACTGCGTCAAAAATGTTCTCATAATGTTGACCACACGGCATTTAATCGGGtttgactttttttctatCCAAATATTGTAATCATCGTAACTCAGCCCTTCAGGAGGATACAAGTTGTACCTGTAAATCAGGGCATAAAAAAACTCTCTTGTGGTTAATATACTTCTGAAAGTTATTAACATTGTAACATTGAAAGCCGCATCAACAAGTTCATGACTGGTTAAATGTTCAATCAGTGCCTCTTTTGTCCCGCCACGAATTTTTCCTCTTGAGTCATAGACAAGACTAGTTTCATAATCTGAAGTTAAAAACCATGGAAGGTTTTTCTCTATGTTCGCAGCTTTGCGTTCAATATAGTCCTCAGATCCTAATTCGTCATCGATGATAgcttcatcattttctgAATCGTCATCACTATAGTCCTCGGAATAAATATCaaaccatttttcttgctcACCTTTCAATAGTTCTGCAGTCAAAttattcttcatcattcTTGCTGCGTAGTTCAGcaaattttctctttcttcaatcAATTGATCAACAATAATACACGCAAGATTAGAAATCTCGACATACTTTTCACAAGCATCTTTAAAATCGTCGGAGTTGTTTAAAAATTCAAGGTTATTGAACTCCACATCTTGACTCACCAATACGTGAAATAAGGAGAGTGCCAattgttcattttttttatggaAGGGGCCCTTGACCAAAGGTGTATTAGAGATATTCTTGAAAGGTTCATGATGTCCGACAGGGAAATTGGACCTCATTGAGGAAAACAAATACGGGTCGTCTAAGGTCGTTTGTTGCGTTGTCATTATTAATCTGATGACGATGTCATGAAAAGCCTGCTTTATATCAAAAAACTCTGTTAGTACTGAGGAGACCGAAGACATGGCGTGAACTAAAAATTCCTCGCTTTCCAAATCCAACAAAATACTGGGTGTCTTAATcaggtttttcaaattgatgaaaattgaCAGATCTAAATTCTCCAGTATCTCCAATAGTAAAACATTCTGATTTATTTGTTCGTATGTGCTTGAATTTATTTCCAAATTCCTAATTCTGCTTTTGGGTTTACTTATAATTTTTAAGTGTTCACCTGTAGcattatttaatttttcaaaaatttgcgaggatttcttcttcattgtATTCAAAGTGTCTACAGTTAAtggatattttttcttcctttttgaaactCTTGCTCTTGAAAAGGTTCTGTTATGAGAAGGACGGTTGAAAGGTGTAAAAACTGAACCAGACGCGGCACTGCTTGCTTTTAAATCAATTTGGGAATTTGTTTCTGAATTAGCGCTATATCCTGACGCAGAGGCAATAGCATCTGCCATCTTTGGTGGAATCCTTGATATTGAGGAATTTTTGGACGACGAAGCGGTCACTTCATTAGATGTGACAGCTTTGTTCTTTGTCGCATTACCAAATTCATCCGTAATAAAAGTCGAAAATGGATTTGTCCAAGAACCACCGCTAAATGAAcctttaaaaaatcttgGGAGCAACTGTGGTAAAGTATTATCATCTGAGAAGACTGAGCTCTGTAACACAAAATAAAGTAACTGAACATGCCTTAAAAATTTCGAGAATTCCACATCAACCATTTCGTAAATCGATTTAGCTGacttaaaatttttgttggACGGTGAAAAATCTTCCAAAGTAGAATTTTGTATTGAAGTCCTTGGTGTTACGACAGAATTAACACTATTTCTTGGACCTAAGACTGAGAAATTTTCCATATCGTTCTCATTGACTGTACTGAATGATGATCTCATTGGAGTCAATGTATCCGTTGTACTGGTACTTACATTACGTTTACCGGACAATGGAACTGAAACTAGATCATGTACACTATCTACTTCAATTTTACCATCATCCCCTTCCGTCCTAGAACAATTATTTTCCTGATTATCGTTATCCTTGTCATTCATAgtatccattttttttctgtgaAAAGCTGAATCGAAATATAAATGAGAATTGATACTTATCCTTGACAATGAAGAGATTAGACCTTTGAAAATCTTCTTAATCTCCTTGCTGCAACTTTTGGCTTTAATTTCATGTTGCATTAGCCTGCAGCCTAACTGTGTGAAGACTATTGAATCTGATATCAAATCAAAGTATTTCGTGAAATTGAGACGATTCTCTTTAAGGAACATCTTGTGAGCCGTTTTAGTATAATAAACTGTTAGGTCTTGTAATTCTGTCCACAATTTTATATCTCTTGAATAGTGATAAAAGATGTCACTCTTGGCCAGTATAGAAGAGCGACTTGGGGCAACTACCCTTGATTGAATATTCTGCGTTAAATCTGGAGCAGATAAAGAATTTAATGATGAAGGACCAGCCTCATTGAAttcgtttttgttattttcgttattattatcatcatcattaatactgttattatttccatcagtttcttttgaatCCTGTTTTTCCATTAGAAGGCTTGATCTATTTTGTTCACTTTCCGATTGCTTCGATCTCGTAGAACTGTCCTCAATATTCGCATTTTTCCTCAGATCTCTAGTATATAGGTTAACAAGATGATCATTGGGCGGGAATTTTGGTTCGCTGTCACAAATGTCATCGGATTCCATAATTGAGTTAGAAATCAAGGGTAATTCTGAACAGTATATATCAAGGTCTTTGTTATAGTATACCAACTTGTAATCGGATGTTTTCGTTATCAGTGGTATGGGGGACCAAGTCGAAGCAATGTTCGAACGTATACCATTAATAATCATTTCTATCTCTTCCAACGGTAATATCTTAATTGTTTCTTCTGCTACTAGTGGGGGACCTGCTTTCTCACCAGAAGTTTGTAAATTTGTTTCATTGTTATTCATAATTGCGTTTGTATTCATCTCAGATGAGCCATCTGCACTCTTTGTCATATCCTGGGATAGACTAGCATTGGAATTAAAGTTCGAAGATTGAGGGGTTATGTGGGAAGCATCGTTTGGCGCTGAAAAGGGAGAATTATTCATCGATACGGTGTTATTGTGGCCGGAACTTGTTTCTGCATTGTGGGCATTTGATAAAGACGCTGATAAAGTAGAACTCCCCCTCCTGCTCTTGCTCGGATTTCTAGGCACATGTAAATATGCACTATTGCCCAAGCTATTTAAGCTGCTGCGCCTTGAGCTCTTACTGGAactatattttttcatcggATGACTGTGCTTTCTGAGATGACTGTCTCTTAAAGGTCTACCGAAGTTTTGAGGAAACCAGCCTCTGTTAACTTTCCCATTACTGTCGTCAATAACTAATCCATCCCACCACCCAGATGAGTTTTTGTTAAGTATATAAATGGTTTCCCCTTGTTGTACAGACAAAAGTTGCGAAGAactgtcttttttaatggGATAATTAAAGTCATAAGCAGCGACTACTATTCCAATTGGACGAATGCTGGTCAACTCACTTGTCGAGggggaagaagaaagagaagctGAGGATGATTCTGTGTTAGTGGTAGTGGAAGTGTTAGATGAAGAGCTGATCGATGGAGTTTGTGAAGCATTGCCTGCCTCCCTTGCAGAACTTGTATTGGGAATAGACGTGTTAGTATCGGACATGATACAACTATCCAATATCCACCTTGCTTTTtcgttttattttttagtatttattcgaagaaaaatgtggctctttttattcaatttctttccgaaaaagaaacagtCTATCTAACTAAAGGAATTGCTTCACGGTGATCAAGTCACTATAACTGTCTCCGCCGTGTTGGTGATGCAGTTTTCTCTGTAACTTTTGAgcttatttttctattttattttttcctccAGGTCTCTGTCAAAGATCCGTCTCCCGCGATGTTTAAAAGTCGTTTTAGCGAATTACATAATAACCTGGAGGTGACTGACGTCGACTATTTTCTGCCCCATAAAGCAACAAAATATTTAACTCATAAAAGCTTCGAAGAATATGTAAATATAGTAGTATGAATCTAACTGAGTAAAAAAAGGGAataacaaaacaaaaaaaaaggaaaagagaTGGATAGCATACGTTATGAAAGTAATAAAACCTTAGAGATAGAGAtagagagagagagagagagagatGCACCTTTTCTATtctcaataaaaaaaggaaagtaagtgtaaaaaaatttaaaggaGGGATATATGACACTCCTACTAAGCAgtcgttttttttttcttttgttaattTCATTCTTCATGCTGGGTTTTGGATGATCTAGTGTTTGCACttaaaataattttttttcctgcaTTCTGACATCGCTTTATACATCCTCGAATGCTGTAATTTCAATCCGAACCGTTTCAGCTGCTTTACAAACCAGTTGGTATCTTTGCGAACCTTAAACTGAAAAACTCGGAATGGTTTCATTGACTTGAAACGAAGCTTGCGCAACTGCAATCTGGATCCCGACCAACATTGTTTTGCTTTTTGGCAAGAATGATCGAAATACCTTTTAATATGTGGAGAAAATTGCCTGTATTTATTATGAAGTAGCACAAAGAGCCTTTTCCAGCGGCGTTTCTGTTCTTTATGCAATACCCTTAAACTTTCTTGAGCGGATTTAAAAGAATTCTTGAGAAATAGGTGTAACTTTATTCTTCCTCCGtttattttgttaattCTCTTGTGCCAACCGTCTTTCATTCGAGCTTTTGTTGTATACCATAAAATAACTAAGTCTGTTTTGTATCGTCTCCAGCCCATTAGGTCATCATCCTTTAATGGGTATGCAATATGATTGTCGAAGTCGACGTAGTATTTTCCTGAAGGAGCCCACTGACTTAAAGAGTCACTTGATGAATCGTaagattttttatcaacaaAATCGATATTGCCGTACAACAGCTTCCTTTCATTATTACGTAATGACTGTTGTGATTTAAAACCTGCCAACACATCACCAGTCAGGGAATATTCGAGGGCGAGGTATGAAAAGGTCATGGAAAGCAATGAAGATAGCATGATAACATGCCACATCTTCAATTTAGCAGATTTACCCTCACTTTTATCTATGATATGATCCGATAGTGTGCTAGAATTCCTTATCGTACTATCCTTCAGTTTCGACCCCTCCATACTTGGCAATACCGTTCCGCCAACATTTGAGCCGGACAAAGTATCAAATGACTCTGAAATAGTGGGAACTCCAGTTTGATCAATATTAACTCCAGCATTACTAAATTCATTAGATGTTCTAAAATCGTAAATACGATTCATCTGTGCAGACTCTTCACTGCTAGTGTTCGATAGGACATCTGCATCGAAGTCCTCGTCGTCCTCTCCTGCAAAGGAGCTTTCATGCAAACTATCCAAAGATATTTCTGACTTCGATGACTGTTCTTCCCCTTCTCTCCCTTTACGTAATCTACGTAATCTAACTAAATTCCAATGATCGTCTTCTTCTGACATTTTAGGTCCGACAACTCGACTGTTTTACTAGTCTCTATTATCGTCACTGCGTATTACTCTGCTACTGTGCTTGTTACTTTATACCGGAACAGTAGCTCCTAAACGATTATtccaaatgaagaaaaacgTTTGGCCAGTAACCTGCATAAAACTGAATAACTATAATGATACTCCGACTAATAATATATCCCAATGCCCCATCTCATCTGTGTAGATCAATTTTTATGGCTCGATCCAGGTACCTTGATAAGCAGCTGTCGCGCAAAGGGGTTACCGCAAAATGGATAGATGGACCGGGGGCACACCGGGGTAGGGGGTCCGGAGGGTTAACTGTCAACTCCACCCATACAAGACCGCGCAGAAATCGTCGCAGGACCCCGCCGAACGGCGAAAGCAAATATGCAGCCGTAAAGACCTAACAATAAACCTAATGTAGTCATAGGGCTAATTGATTTTAAATATATGACCTAGCTGACTATTCAAGTTTGCCCTAATTGAtgagtttttgaaaaaaaaaacaacttAGGTTTCGCTATCCAAGCTTATGCTATGGGAAGCGTTGGAAAACTTGCATATAGTATGAACAAGAGCGAGATATAAAACTATAACGGTAGATGGAAAGTAAAGAGTAGACAAGCTCGGAAACATGGAAAATAGCATGATGTTTATATCGCGTTCCTTGCGGAGACCCGTTACTGCTTTGAACTGCAATTTACAAAGCGTTAGAACAGTCATATACCTTCATAAGGGTCCGAGAATTAATGGTTTGAGACGAGATCCAGAGTCGTACTTGAGAAATCCTAGCGGGGTACTCTTTACTGAAGTTAACGCAAAAGAGTGTCAAGACAAAGTTAGATCCATACTACAATTGCCCAAGTACGGAATAAATTTATCAAACGAACTGATTTTGCAGTGTTTAACACATAAGTCGTTCGCACACGGGTCAAAGCCATACAACGAAAAACTGAATCTGCTAGGAGCAcagtttttgaaactaCAGACGTGCATTCATTCGTTAAAGAATGGTTCGCCGGCCGAGAGTTGCGAGAACGGGCAACTTTCTTTGCAGTTCAGCAATCTGGGAACAAAATTCGCTAAGGAATTAACGTCCAAAAACACAGCATGCACATTCGTTAAATTACATAATCTAGACCCTTTCATATTTTGGAAGATGAGAGACCCAATAAAAGATGGCCACATAAATGGTGAAACCACGATTTTTGCTAGTGTCTTGAACGCATTTATTGGTGCAATTCTGTCAACGAATGGATCTGAAAAAGCAGCTAAATTTATCCAAGGAAGTTTGCTGGATAAAGAAGATCTTCATTCCTTGGTTAACATTGCTAATGAAAATGTAGCATCTGCAAAGGCAAAAATATCCGACaaggaaaataaagcaTTTCTGTGAagatacaaaaaatatagtTGATGGTTCACTGGCCAAAAAtgtataaaagaaaaatttatctGTAAATAGTGATCGAAATAAAATAAGATAATAActaaagaatatatatgaCTTTACTGTACAGATCtataattgaaaaatgacgAGAGGTCCTGTGAAAGAGTCTGCCTGTTCGCCATCTTCACACATTCAACCAATTCCCTGGTGCGCTTGGTTACTTCCATCAGGATATCTGCTAATTTTTGATAGAATCGTTTCTTCCCAAGCTTTGTGGAATCGCATCCATAAGTACACAATTCCGATAACTTTTGCGAGCAATCTGTGAGCctttcaataatttctttacaGTGCTCGCCTAAATCCAGtttaaaacttttttgGACCATTGCTTTGGTAGTCATATCAATCACCGATTCCAAAATAGGAATAATCTCGATGGAATTTTGACATAATCTCGAAACTGATCTTGCGGACTTGAACAATTTTGATTTAGAGGCTTGAACATCATTCAAAATGCCCTGCCTGCCATAGGAAGAACAACCATTGATTTACTCTCAACAAATTCGACGAGGTTATTTATGTTAGCGTTGTGCGTGGTTGAGTTGACATCAGAATTATTcaagttttcttctgaagTAGATATTCTTAATCCAAGACCAGAGTTGGGAGCAAATTTCTGCACTTTCTCTCTGAATTTCCTCATTTTGGTCACGGTTGGCGAGTAAAGTACGTCTGCAGCTGGCGGAATATTTGCATACGGCTTCGCCGTTTCTGCCACTGGTTTAGTGATAACTTTCTTCGGAGGTGATGCCTGATAATCCTGCCGAAATTTACCAATTAGCGGCAATGTGTTACCTTGAGGACTTGGACTTCTCGAGTTCGAGACAACTTTCAGAGGCAAACCTTCTCGCGGAGATGGCTCACTCGTAATTCTTGAAGAATTCTTAGTGTTTTTTAACGGCGACACAGACGCTAAGTTTGTTTCTCCAGATGTATTATTTCGTACCTTCCCACTCTCTCGAATAGAAGATTCAGATTTTTCTATGATGGAAATTGATGGCGATGCTACAACCACTGGCATGTccgatttttttgtaatgGGCTTACCAGAGGATGGAAAACTAACAGCAGTACTACCGCTATCACCCAGAGATGATATATCCTTACCgtttttctcatttttcactttttcaataatctTCAACGGTTTCATACCTGCCTCGATATCACTGAGTTCTCCTTCATTGCGTGATATATCATCACGTGAGGTGGATTTGATCTTCACAATCTGAGCAATATTGCAGAACGCAAAAATCACTTCCGAAATAGATGATTGAGCTACAATTCGTGGTATTAGGTCCCCATATGTGAGAAAATATCTTGTTGAAGTGATAGCATGAGATAAAGCACTCTTTAAGTATACTATTTCGTTTTCTAAAGAACTTTGCAGTGAAACTGATGATAGGACAGGTAAGAGATCGCCTATCAACTTTGCTATCTTAATTATAGTCTCAAGCAGAATCGGCAGGCGTGTGGTGGTGGTATCCACAGGATCAATTCGATGGAGCgtgttttgaaaataaagtgTAAATTGAGTTTTTAATTCTCGGAAGACTTCAATGGATATAATACCATTCACGCTCATAAAATCATCGTTTATTTTGAAGGATTCAAATAATGTGTCATTTAAATAGAAATTTAGATCACCCTCGTCTAACCCATTGTTATGCGTCCCCATATCCAAATGATGTAAGTTTCTCCTTTCAATTTCCgtgaaaatatcaagaatCAATTTATGGAACTTCGCGTCCTTCAATCGAGACAGTTTAGATTGTGCTTTACCTCTTTTCAGATCAAGATCATTTAGTGATGCATCCGCACCCGAATCTGTCAatcttttcatcaattcATCGTTGACATCAGTCGTCAGTTGCCAAAATTGTACATTCGACAATTTTGTCAGGTCTTTATTTCTATTTTGGCGGTTTTGGTTCCTTCTTCTATCATCTTCTGGTACAGAGGCCTCtataattcttttgaaattcttaTAATCCGATATAAGGTCTATGATTTGATCATTCGTTAATTCTGAGCTAatcattctttttatttcgtTATGGCCACATTATGATATTCTTTTACTTTACTgttttaattttatattctgCGATTCAAATCATAACAGATATTTAGTTGAATAACtctgtttttcttcatttccatttttttctatttacccttcttctttttattttacgCGTCTCGCgttttatatattaatagtaataatatttaataGTGTatgtttgaaatttttatatgtCTTTATTTCGCTAACGTAAAAAtcccttcttctttgtaGGGACGGGGGAGTGGTTAACATTGGGAGAAGCACTATTTATTGAAAGTTCTAgctgttttttcttgtccTCCAAAGCTTTTAATTGTTTAGTtaatttttccttcattTCTTTATGTCTAGCAAACAATTCAGTTTCTGatttttgtagttttttctccttttcgGAAACTTTTTGTTGGAAAACTGTTTTCATTTCAATTTCTAGTTTGGCTAGTTTTGCCTCATgtaaagttttttcttcttgttgtttAGATATTGGATCGAACTCTTTGAAAACTGAATTATCTTGCTTAATACCAAGTTTTGCCAATTTAGAAGACCTGTAGTTTTCGTATAGTATCTTGCTTGTCCTTTCCTTTAATTCCTCCATGAATTGCTTGatcaataaatttttcaaaaggttGAAATCAGAGTGGTTGTCATTGTCCACTTCGATCACCCCCCATGGATAGGAACGGCCTCTCACTTGATTACCACTGTAGTTCTCTACAATATCGTTGGAACCAATAACAGCATAAGGTAAACTACTAAATAGTCTTTCGGATAAATGGCTATTTTCTGCATCATCGTTGGAATAAATTGGAGGCTTGAACAGCTCGATATTAGATTGGATTAACTGGTTCATAATGGTCTTCTTGAAACTTAAGATCTCTTCATCAGTTAAGATGTCAGATTTAGCAATGACAGGAATCAAGTTACATTTTTCATATACAGATTGCATAAACTTCAGGTCCAGGGGCTTTAAGTAATGTCCTGTAGGTTCAATGAAATAAAGACATGCATGGATTCTTTTATCGTTTATTGAATGTCTGTTGATTTTGTTCTCCGCATCCAAGTATTGATCAAAACGAGAGTCAATCTCCTTAATGATCGGGTCCCATGATTTTTGAtcattatttaaaaaatcacCAAATCCTTCAGTATCGATCACGTTCAAATTCAGTTTAAcacc
Above is a genomic segment from Saccharomyces cerevisiae S288C chromosome XII, complete sequence containing:
- the CDC25 gene encoding Ras family guanine nucleotide exchange factor CDC25 (Membrane bound guanine nucleotide exchange factor; also known as a GEF or GDP-release factor; indirectly regulates adenylate cyclase through activation of Ras1p and Ras2p by stimulating the exchange of GDP for GTP; required for progression through G1; thermosensitivity of the cdc25-5 mutant is functionally complemented by human RASGRF1 or by a fragment of human SOS1 comprising the CDC25-related catalytic domain) — protein: MSDTNTSIPNTSSAREAGNASQTPSISSSSNTSTTTNTESSSASLSSSPSTSELTSIRPIGIVVAAYDFNYPIKKDSSSQLLSVQQGETIYILNKNSSGWWDGLVIDDSNGKVNRGWFPQNFGRPLRDSHLRKHSHPMKKYSSSKSSRRSSLNSLGNSAYLHVPRNPSKSRRGSSTLSASLSNAHNAETSSGHNNTVSMNNSPFSAPNDASHITPQSSNFNSNASLSQDMTKSADGSSEMNTNAIMNNNETNLQTSGEKAGPPLVAEETIKILPLEEIEMIINGIRSNIASTWSPIPLITKTSDYKLVYYNKDLDIYCSELPLISNSIMESDDICDSEPKFPPNDHLVNLYTRDLRKNANIEDSSTRSKQSESEQNRSSLLMEKQDSKETDGNNNSINDDDNNNENNKNEFNEAGPSSLNSLSAPDLTQNIQSRVVAPSRSSILAKSDIFYHYSRDIKLWTELQDLTVYYTKTAHKMFLKENRLNFTKYFDLISDSIVFTQLGCRLMQHEIKAKSCSKEIKKIFKGLISSLSRISINSHLYFDSAFHRKKMDTMNDKDNDNQENNCSRTEGDDGKIEVDSVHDLVSVPLSGKRNVSTSTTDTLTPMRSSFSTVNENDMENFSVLGPRNSVNSVVTPRTSIQNSTLEDFSPSNKNFKSAKSIYEMVDVEFSKFLRHVQLLYFVLQSSVFSDDNTLPQLLPRFFKGSFSGGSWTNPFSTFITDEFGNATKNKAVTSNEVTASSSKNSSISRIPPKMADAIASASGYSANSETNSQIDLKASSAASGSVFTPFNRPSHNRTFSRARVSKRKKKYPLTVDTLNTMKKKSSQIFEKLNNATGEHLKIISKPKSRIRNLEINSSTYEQINQNVLLLEILENLDLSIFINLKNLIKTPSILLDLESEEFLVHAMSSVSSVLTEFFDIKQAFHDIVIRLIMTTQQTTLDDPYLFSSMRSNFPVGHHEPFKNISNTPLVKGPFHKKNEQLALSLFHVLVSQDVEFNNLEFLNNSDDFKDACEKYVEISNLACIIVDQLIEERENLLNYAARMMKNNLTAELLKGEQEKWFDIYSEDYSDDDSENDEAIIDDELGSEDYIERKAANIEKNLPWFLTSDYETSLVYDSRGKIRGGTKEALIEHLTSHELVDAAFNVTMLITFRSILTTREFFYALIYRYNLYPPEGLSYDDYNIWIEKKSNPIKCRVVNIMRTFLTQYWTRNYYEPGIPLILNFAKMVVSEKIPGAEDLLQKINEKLINENEKEPVDPKQQDSVSAVVQTTKRDNKSPIHMSSSSLPSSASSAFFRLKKLKLLDIDPYTYATQLTVLEHDLYLRITMFECLDRAWGTKYCNMGGSPNITKFIANANTLTNFVSHTIVKQADVKTRSKLTQYFVTVAQHCKELNNFSSMTAIVSALYSSPIYRLKKTWDLVSTESKDLLKNLNNLMDSKRNFVKYRELLRSVTDVACVPFFGVYLSDLTFTFVGNPDFLHNSTNIINFSKRTKIANIVEEIISFKRFHYKLKRLDDIQTVIEASLENVPHIEKQYQLSLQVEPRSGNTKGSTHASSASGTKTAKFLSEFTDDKNGNFLKLGKKKPPSRLFR
- the MRPL15 gene encoding mitochondrial 54S ribosomal protein mL57 MRPL15 (Mitochondrial ribosomal protein of the large subunit) translates to MENSMMFISRSLRRPVTALNCNLQSVRTVIYLHKGPRINGLRRDPESYLRNPSGVLFTEVNAKECQDKVRSILQLPKYGINLSNELILQCLTHKSFAHGSKPYNEKLNLLGAQFLKLQTCIHSLKNGSPAESCENGQLSLQFSNLGTKFAKELTSKNTACTFVKLHNLDPFIFWKMRDPIKDGHINGETTIFASVLNAFIGAILSTNGSEKAAKFIQGSLLDKEDLHSLVNIANENVASAKAKISDKENKAFL
- the ATG39 gene encoding Atg39p (Transmembrane receptor with a role in nucleophagy; involved in selective autophagy of the endoplasmic reticulum and nucleus in response to nitrogen starvation or rapamycin treatment; role in nuclear envelope deformation to generate nucleus-derived double-membrane vesicles (NDVs), interacting with Atg8p to target these NDVs to forming autophagosomal membranes; anchored in the outer nuclear membrane, associating with the inner nuclear membrane via amphipathic helices), with product MSEEDDHWNLVRLRRLRKGREGEEQSSKSEISLDSLHESSFAGEDDEDFDADVLSNTSSEESAQMNRIYDFRTSNEFSNAGVNIDQTGVPTISESFDTLSGSNVGGTVLPSMEGSKLKDSTIRNSSTLSDHIIDKSEGKSAKLKMWHVIMLSSLLSMTFSYLALEYSLTGDVLAGFKSQQSLRNNERKLLYGNIDFVDKKSYDSSSDSLSQWAPSGKYYVDFDNHIAYPLKDDDLMGWRRYKTDLVILWYTTKARMKDGWHKRINKINGGRIKLHLFLKNSFKSAQESLRVLHKEQKRRWKRLFVLLHNKYRQFSPHIKRYFDHSCQKAKQCWSGSRLQLRKLRFKSMKPFRVFQFKVRKDTNWFVKQLKRFGLKLQHSRMYKAMSECRKKNYFKCKH